The Saccharomyces mikatae IFO 1815 strain IFO1815 genome assembly, chromosome: 15 DNA window ATCTTGGGTTTTATTGGTCTTCATCATGTATTTCGGCGATCAAATGTTTTATAAACCTTATCTTAATCAAAGATTTGAGTTGCtagaaatagaaaaaagttCGTTACTAAccataaacaaaaaatgaaatccATTTTTGAGCATTTTATAACAAGGCCTTTTTCATGTAATTTATATTCAATACCTATTTAAAACAGCCcattataaaattttttgatcatAAACGACTCAATATTCCTCTTGTTCTAATCTTACCTTACAGGCGCTTTCGTATAGTCAAAAGCAGCTAGTTCTCTAAAATGGAATGGTGCTTAATTAAACCAGAATTTCCTTTTCGGGTTACCATTTCCGCCCATCAACGGGCAATACTTCATTGAAAGAAGGTGGCCAGTTGTTAAAACAGGAGGTTCAGTACTGTTCGTGCCTGTAATAATAACGACTATGTAATAACGTGGGTGCGGTTAAATtagttgatttattaaATGAATGTTGACTTTAAGGTTATAcgtatatttatatatacgAAGAATATAAGCTATCACACCAATCGTGTTGTAAATTTTCAGTTTCTATTatagtatataagataCTTAAGATAAGCCATCATTGTGTGTTTTTATACCTCTCTAATAAATAGCGTAAAAAAGTCTActtaaatttttgattaGTACTACCTGGCAACTCCTATTTATCCAAACTATCGTTTGATGACTACTCACAGATTTAGTCATCCCTTCACAATGACGTAATAGTCTTGATACGCTCCCATCTAATCTCGTCCTGAGCTTAATACATACCATCAATTAATTCTAACAGtaattgttctttttatattgtatTCAATCCGAGGAGCAAAAAAGGTTTGAATATATAACGATTCTCTTCGCAAACTGCTCTCTAATTTCTAGAATACAGTATGTTTTGATATAGGCAGCAGAGTTTGCCGCtgcaagaaagaatatccTTCATAGTTCTGCAAACTAAAAATAGGCAATAAGAAGTGATCAAATTCAATGATAGATTATGTACCTATAGTATATGAACATCTTGAGGATCCATGGCTATCAGTAGAGtaaagtatttttttttcattttgtcTGCTTTCACGTTTAAGTAAAACAAATATTATTACCGTGAACCCCATCATGGTAAGTGATGAAACACTAGCCCACACATAACCCTTGAAAAATCGGGGGGCCTCCTTGGTCTTCCACACTAAGAGAGCAATCCAAGCGATAGATGACTGGGCTGCCATATTCATGGAAACTAAAATAATAGAACGTTCCTGTATATTATCCTTGCACATTTCGCTTTGCCAGGAATATACCAATGGTAGCGTTGCAAACGCGGTATATTGTAAAGTAAATGCAAACCACTTTGTTCCTTCTCTTATGTTCCAGACAGCAAGTAAAATATTCCCAGTAAGATTCAATGcttgaaaaaatagtaTTAAGCCCCAGCAGCAATGTAGTTTGTCTGCTATAATGctaccaaaaaaaatatacaaaagTCCAATTCCCGGAGTAATCATCGTTAAATTATTCAGCTTTGGGACGCTATATCTTTGTAAGGAATGTAACCACAATTGGAAACCACCATGGCTCGAGTTGCTACTATTCCACGCAAAAACATTCCAGGTCACTAAAACATAcaatttccaattttttaaCACTTTCTTCAACACAGACTTATCAAAGTTTTTATCAAGAGCGCCAGAAAATCCGTGCTGTATGCTGGAAACTCTTGATCGCATCAGTTTTATTTCATCGTCtgttaaaaaaatcgaGTAACAGTTGTGAATATCGCCTGGTAAAGAGTAAAATCCAAGTAGTGCAACTACAATGGATATGGCACCCACAATTATAAAGTACCACCTCCATCCGGAAAGTCCATGCGATGTGTTAAGAGCTCCGAATATTGCAGATTGCATTGCACCAGTGGACATTAATCCCGCATACTGTCCCACAATCATAAATCCTGACCGTCTTGCCACTTCACCagacttgaaaaatgacCCAAACAAGTACATGTAGGCAATATAAGAAGGAGCCTCAAACACACCAGTGAAGAATCTTAGAATTTTAATTTGACGAACAGACGTTGATTTTCCTGTTCCAATGGTAAGCAGTCCCCAACAAATCTCTAGTGCAGGCAGGAAAAAATTGAGTGGAATACGTGGTAGCAAAATGAATGGTAATTGAAATACTATATTACCGGCAGTGTAAAGCGATTGAATATCTACAAGGTcatttccttcaaaatcaagTTCTTCCTTCATTCCAGATACGTATGCGTTGTTCATATTCACGGTGAGCATTTTGACCCATGTTGAAAGACATGCATAGAAAGTTAATAATATATCCAGTTTCAATAAAAGTTTTCTCTCAGCGCCCAGTTTGAAATGGCAGAGGTCGTTTTTGTTAAACATATGTTGCAATTGTTTCATTCTACCTTTACTTTTCTCCGAAACTGTAGTTTCCTGACCAATTTCCTCTGAATGTGCTGTCACATCGTGCTTCGTGCTAGTGTAGTTTTCTTCCATTCTCTGAACGTATTCATCGTTCACAATACGCTTTGTTGGGATAAATCCCAATTTTAGATAGTCCCAAGGTGCCATAAATACAGTTTGAATTGTATTTTTTACCTATCATTGAACTATGTAACAGGAACTTGTGATACGAAACACATCCTTAAATAGCTTTTAGTTGTATCGTAACTGATCTTTGAAGTCTCAATGGTTTGCTTACAAAAGAAGGTGCACCTTAATTCTGGATTGATAAACAGTGACGTGTCTCATGTCCAAATTGAttgttacttttcttttcacgGTCCTATTGAACCTTTTAGTTTTGAGATAACCTTACTATAGTAAGACCCTGTAGGTGCAGTTTTCCTTGTTACTTCCTTTTATGGCAACAATTTCCGCGCCTGCAAATACTTGAGTTTTTATCAGCGTCCGGATGTATATAATAAAGATATCTCAACTCTAAGAACAAAGCCCATGTACAAAACTGTATAGGTGTCATTCAAACTCAAAAATTAATGGATGAGACATATAGCTGCAAACGTgatggaaaaagaaaaaaaagagctCTCATCATATCTTAAcgtatttcttttctttctttaagAAAATCTGTTGCCAGGTGTCACACACACATCGGTCAATTTGTTCATTTCCCAGTTGTGAACAAGGTGTAATTGATACTAAATCTAAATTTCCGTATATTCGTGTGAGAATGGATGATTAAAGATTCACGATTAATTAATTAGCAGAAAACGACACCttatattgaaaaagaatgcACTAAGTTATTAGGCGTATCCTTCAGTTTAAGATGGTATGTATCTTCGTGTCTATACTACTGCTTTAAAtaacattcttattttttcccAACTACTTCTTTGTGTTTTGGGAGGATAGCAGCAAATCCTAAACAAGCAGTAGGTTCGACAACTAACTTCATGTGTTTCTCGAGGGAGTGTATTCGTTTATTAGTTCTTGATCGCTTACCGTCAAAATACCATCCACATTTTCCCCAATATTGTACACTCCTACACGTCATGTTTGAGCACCATTTGTAATGACAATTGAAAGTCAGTGTGAACAAAAGAACCGGATGTGAAGGATTACTGTTAGTCGTTAATAGCTACAGGTTTTACCACAGAAAGTTTGCAGCCTGGAGAGAGACTTCCAGCGACAAGTTCAGGTCACCCAAACGAGTCCTCCCCATCCGATGGAAACATAACTCATCAGGTTGTCTAATCTCTTCTAATTGCTCCTTTTTTGAAGTGTCCTGCCCTTAAAGTACCTCAAAATGATCGAGAGAAGTTTTATACAAACTGTTATAGAGATGTTCCTAAGATGTTCTAACTCGGTAGGTGGTTCAGGTGCTGGTGTAAATGCATTAGATGTTTCGGAGAGCTGTTTTTGCAATGGTAAAATATAAAGTTGTAATCATCAACCCACTACCTGAAAGTTAAGAAGAGCAATGGGTAGGATATAGTCTTTACCCTAGTTGTGTTGTGATCtctttatgttttttttttcaaattcctGATCCCTCAAACTTGTCTGACTGGAAGTAATGACAACTTGTTTGGCAGGCAGAGGTTTGAACAAATCAGTCATACTTAATAGTGCTTTATGTGGCGATAAATGTATTTTAGTAAAATACAAAGCTGTTTAGCGAATTGATTAACTGGTTGATGAAGAGAACGATGGCAAGCTTCCTTGGCCTGGAAATTTTGTGGTACTTTTATATGGTCTGAGATTTTACCCCGGATATCCCTAAATGCAGATAATGCAACTTACTTTAGCCTTCGTACGAGATCTGTTTACTGATTTTATACAGCACTAAAAGCTAATTCTAAATGCATGTAACTAAAATAGAGGCAATCGCACAAGGATATGGTTAATACTATTAAAAAACATTACCAATCATTGGATGGTACATAGAATTTGTAGTAACCAAATTCGATTCTTATTATTAATGAAGgttatttattttcatacACTTGTGTGATGCTACATATAAGAATAGATTGTATTTTGTTAAGAGGATACAGTGATATATACGTTACTTTTATAGACTTTATAAGGAAATATCTAATCatcttattatataatgtATTAACACTAGCATCGTACCATGAGCATAAGTGTGACTTACTAGTGACATACTGATCTAACCATGTGATCTTCTGACCCTCGGTAACTCAAACGCAACATCAATAGTGTTTATGTAAGGTTTTGCGATCTATCTTATATCTCATAATGTAGTGAGATTATTGGACATTTCTGTATGTTATGTAAATGCAAGAGTTATTTAGTTACTGCTTTTGTACATAGGAACTATGTTTTCTTAAGTACTAATAGATTGGAGATTTGCCACTATATGTTCTCCTTGTGTAATACATTACTCAAACAATAGCGAAACGTTACTCATATCATGCTTTTAGGTTATCACATTGAACAGGTATTAACAAATCAAAGTATGTTTTTGTAGGTTTTAGTTCTACCAGTCgattttcatcatcagatgGCGAACACGTTACTTTGATGGCTGAGCAGGAAACGAAAATGatcaaatcaaaatcatcaGATTCATGCTAAATGTAAGTATCCGGGttttatgtttttaaaattttggaaCCTGTTGCGCCAAAATGTATTTAAAACTCGCCACTATGCAACCAGAAAATCATCTgcttcttttatttttttgtcaaTTGAATCGTAACGTTGGTTCAGagcattgaaaaaactcAGAACTAATAAAaggtgaaagaaaaattatgatattatttcatgccctatatattatatggATCTTCATACTTTTTCCGTTATTCAAAGCAGAGGAATTCATCCCTAAAGTGACGGAGAACCTTATAGAAGAAACATCATTTAATCTAGTGAGTTTTGATGATTCCAACACTTCGATCAGATTAGATGGTTGGGGGGTCGTGTGGATAAGTTTCGATGCTGGGGAAAATTGGGAAGCtgttaaagaaattgaagagcGTATTTTTAAATTTACTGTTGATCCTTTCCATGGACAGGAAAGAGGTTTCGCTTTTATATGTGAATCACCCAAGTTCTACATTACTGATGACCGTGGGGGGTCATGGAGGGCTTTAACTATACCCTCATCTGAAGAATATTTAGATGGCGACTGTTTTATAACCACTCATCC harbors:
- the SMKI15G0080 gene encoding uncharacterized protein is translated as MAPWDYLKLGFIPTKRIVNDEYVQRMEENYTSTKHDVTAHSEEIGQETTVSEKSKGRMKQLQHMFNKNDLCHFKLGAERKLLLKLDILLTFYACLSTWVKMLTVNMNNAYVSGMKEELDFEGNDLVDIQSLYTAGNIVFQLPFILLPRIPLNFFLPALEICWGLLTIGTGKSTSVRQIKILRFFTGVFEAPSYIAYMYLFGSFFKSGEVARRSGFMIVGQYAGLMSTGAMQSAIFGALNTSHGLSGWRWYFIIVGAISIVVALLGFYSLPGDIHNCYSIFLTDDEIKLMRSRVSSIQHGFSGALDKNFDKSVLKKVLKNWKLYVLVTWNVFAWNSSNSSHGGFQLWLHSLQRYSVPKLNNLTMITPGIGLLYIFFGSIIADKLHCCWGLILFFQALNLTGNILLAVWNIREGTKWFAFTLQYTAFATLPLVYSWQSEMCKDNIQERSIILVSMNMAAQSSIAWIALLVWKTKEAPRFFKGYVWASVSSLTMMGFTVIIFVLLKRESRQNEKKILYSTDSHGSSRCSYTIGT